In Salminus brasiliensis chromosome 24, fSalBra1.hap2, whole genome shotgun sequence, one genomic interval encodes:
- the LOC140546998 gene encoding histone H4, which yields MSGRGKGGKGLGKGGAKRHRKVLRDNIQGITKPAIRRLARRGGVKRISGLIYEETRGVLKVFLENVIRDAVTYTEHAKRKTVTAMDVVYALKRQGRTLYGFGG from the coding sequence ATGTCAGGCAGAGGCAAGGGCGGGAAAGGCCTTGGGAAAGGAGGCGCCAAGCGTCATCGTAAAGTGCTTCGcgataacatccagggtatcacaAAGCCGGCTATTCGCCGTCTGGCTCGTCGTGGTGGCGTCAAGCGTATCTCCGGTCTGATCTACGAAGAGACCCGCGGTGTGCTCAAAGTGTTCCTGGAAAACGTGATCAGGgacgcagtcacgtacactgagcatgccaaaagaaagaccgtcaccgctatggatgtggtgtacgccctgaagcgccagggacgcactctgtacggattcggaggttaa
- the LOC140546735 gene encoding histone H2B, translating to MPEPAKSAPKKGSKKAVTKTAGKGGKKRRKSRKESYAIYVYKVLKQVHPDTGISSKAMGIMNSFVNDIFERIAGESSRLAHYNKRSTITSREIQTAVRLLLPGELAKHAVSEGTKAVTKYTSSK from the coding sequence atgcctgagccagctaagtccgcgcccaagaagggatccaagaaagccgtgaccaagacggccgggaaaggaggcaagaagcgcagaaagtccaggaaggagagctatgccatctacgtgtacaaggtgctgaagcaggtccaCCCTGACACTGGAATCTCCTCTAAAGCGATGGGCATCATGAACTCGTTCGTGAACGACATCTTCGAGCGCATCGCCGGTGAGTCTTCTCGTTTGGCTCACTACAACAAACGTTCTACTATCACCTCTAGGGAGATCCAGACCGCTGTGCGTCTGCTCCTTCCCGGTGAGTTGGCTAAGCACGCCGTGTCAGAGGGCACAAAGGCCGTCACCAAGTACACGAGCTCCAAGTAA
- the LOC140546974 gene encoding histone H1-like, translated as MAEVAPAPAASAPAKAPKKKAAARPKKAGPSVGELIVKAVSASKERSGVSLAALKKALAAGGYDVEKNNSRVKLAVKSLVTKGTLVQTKGTGASGSFKLNKKQAEAKKKPAAKKPAPKAKKPAAKKPAAAKKPKKVAAKKPTAAKKSPKKAKKPVAAAKKAAKSPKKAKKPAAPKKATKSPKKAKTVKPKAAKPKAAKAKKAAPKKK; from the coding sequence atggcagaagtcgctccagccccagccgcctcggcgcccgccaaggcccccaagaagaaggccgccgcccgccccaagaaagccggccccagcgtgggcgagctcatcgtcaaggccgtctcggcttccaaggagaggagcggcgtgtctctcgccgccctgaagaaagccctggctgccggcggctacgacgtcgagaagaacaactcacgcgttaagctcgccgtcaagagcctcgtcaccaagggcactctggtgcagaccaaaggcaccggcgcgtcgggctctttcaagcttaacaagaagcaggccgaggcaaagaagaagccggccgccaagaaaccggcacctaaagctaagaagccggccgccaagaaaccagccgcggccaagaagcccaagaaggtagcagccaagaaacccactgcggctaagaaatcccccaagaaggccaagaagcccgtcgcggccgctaagaaggcagcgaagagccccaagaaggccaagaagccggcGGCTCCCAAAAAGGCGACCAAGAGCCCAAAGAAAGCCAAAACGGTCAAGCCTAAAGCAGCTAAGCCCAAAGCGGCGAAGGCGAAAAAGGCTGCCCCTAAGAAGAAGTAA